The Candidatus Thermoplasmatota archaeon genomic interval CGAGCGCGCGACGAGGGTCGCGGGTGCGCCACACGAGCCAGGCCGCGACGGCCATGAGCGCATAGAGGAAGGTCCAGACGATCCCGATGAAGGCGCCGGGCGGCGTCCACGCGGGCTTCTCGAGGGACGCGTACCACGTGCCCGGCCCGGTGCCCGTGACGCCGCTCCCGAGGCCCGCGACGAGCACGACGAGGCCGAAGCTCGCGGCGAGGGCGATCGCGTCGCGGCGCAGGGCCGGCCGATGATCGCGCGCGGAGGCCGAGACGCTCATGCGGAGGCCCCCCGCGCGGCGTCGTCGAGCGCCGCGACGAAGGCGCGTCGCCTCGCGGGCGCGAGAAGGTGCCAGAACGCGATGCCGAGGAGCCCCTTCGCGTCGAACTCGAGCGTCGCGCGCAGGGCCGAGCCCGCGTCCGCGGGAGTCGCCTCGAGCTGGAGCCGCAATCGGCCCGGGAGTCGACGCGTCGCGGCGAGGCGCACGAGGCCGGCCGCCGCGGACGCGAGCGCGAAGCGCGCGAGGGGCTCGCCCTCGAAGCGCGCGCGGGCGGCCGCGAGCGCGCGTTCGGGGGGCGCGGCGACGCGCGCGGCGCGGCTCTCGACGAGGCGGGAATTCTCCCGGCCTTCGAAGGCCGCGTCGGGACCAAGGCGCGCGCTCCACCGCCGCGTCTCGAAGTCCGCGTCCTCGTCCGCGAGGGCGCGGTCGAGCGACGCGTCGAGGCCCATGGGATCGACGTCGAAAAGCCGGCGCGGCGCGTCGTCGCGGGCGATCGTCGCATGGCGCACGCTCTCGATGAGCGCGCGGCCGGCGCGCGCGTAGAAGGGCGTCACGAGGCCCAGCCAGAGGCTCGAAAGACCCGGCGTGAGGACGGGGACCGGCACCATGAGGCGCGCGAGACCGCGGCGCCGGGCGTAGGCGCGCATGAGGCCGCCGTACGACGTCCGGTCGCGGCCGCCGATCTCGAACACGACGCTCTCGTCGAGTTCGAGCGCGAGCGCGCCCGCGAGGTAGCGCACCACGTCGTGGACCGCGATCGGCTGGGCGGGCGTCGCGACCCAGCGCGGCGTGACCAGGATCGGCAGACGCTCGACGAGCGCGCGCATCATCTCGAAGCTCTTGCTTCCCGCGCCGAGGACGATCGAGGCGCGGAACTCGACGACGGGCACGCCGGAGGAACGAAGGATGCCGCCCGTCTCGTGGCGGCTCGCGAGGTGCGGCGAGAGGCTCGCGTCGTCGGGGCCGAGGCCGCCGAGATACACGATGCGCCGGACGCCCGCGTCGCGCGCGGCCGCGGCGAAGTTCCGCGCGGCTTCTCGGTCCTTCTCGACAAACGAGCCCCGCTCGCCCATCGAATGCACGAGATAGTACGCGACGTCGACGCCGTCGAGCGCGCGCGGGAGGGTCGCGGGGTCGAGGAGGTCTCCCGCGACGACCTCGGTTCCGGCCCCCGCGCGACCGCGCATCGCGTCGGGCCGCCGCGCGAGGCATCGCACGTCCGCGACGGCCTCGAGCGCGGGGAGCAGCTGACCGCCCACGTATCCGGTCGCGCCGGTGAGGAGCACCACGGGACGTGCGGGCTTTCCGGGCGCTTCCGCCCGGAGGGCGCGAGCGAGGTCCGACATGACCCGCCGTTCGGACGTGGGCGCGCATGTAGCTCATGACCGGCGACCGGATGACCAAACCCTTATCGGGCCCCCGGCCAAGTCGCGGACGGGAGGCCCGCCCATGCGCCCGCACGCCATCGTCCTCGTCCTGCTTCTCGTCGCCCCGACCGCGCTCGCCGCGGTCGAGGACCTCCGGTTCGAGCTCGACGAGCCGACCGCGCTCGAGAACGCGGCCCGCGGGCAGCGCACCTGCATCGCGGAGGCCCACGCGGGCGGCCATGCGGCCGCCGGGTGCCCCGTGGTCGCCACGTCCTCGCCTTCCCCGGCGCTCGGCGTGCGCATCCTCGACGGCTACGCGTCCCTGCCGCTCGGCGTGAGCGACCCGCGCGCCGTGTCGCTTGACGATCCCGGCACCGCGACTTCGAGCGACTTCACGCGCGCGAACCCCCGTTCGACGAGCGTGCAGCGCACGTTCCTCCCGTCCGGCCCCGACGTGATCCACCCCGGTCCCGCCGCGTTCCGCGCGTGGTTCGGCGACTGGGTCGACCTCGACGGCGACTTCGTGATCGACGTCGTCTACGACGCGCATGGCTTCGCGCGCGGCGCGGGCAACGAGTGGGCCGTCGCGAGCGCGGCGACGACGAGTCTCGTCGCGTACGTCGAACCCGGGAGCCACCCGAGTCCCGCGGACCTCGAGCGGCCGGACGCGAGCGTGCCGGACTTCGACTACGAGGTCGCGGGCGTCGTCTGGCGCGGGAGCGTCGCGACGCCGGGCGAACTGAAGGCGATCGAGATCGGCCCCATCTTCGTCGACGGCTCGCTTCTCCAGCGCTACGAGGTCCTGAGCGTCTCCGACGCCATCCTCGCGCCCGGGGAGCGGCTCCCCTTCACGCCCACGGCCTCCTCCCTCGTGGACATCGACGTCTACGCCGCGATGGCTCCGGGACCCGTCGCGTCCCTCTACGGCCTCGCCTCGCCCACGATCAACGCCGTCGGGAGTCCGGGGCTCAGCTACTGCCCGAACGCGTGCCGCACGGGCCCTGTGCCGCTCGGCGACACGCCGCTTGCGCCCGTTGCGGGCCCCGTCGAGGGGCTCGTCTGGGCGCCGTATCCGCAGGAGACCCGTCCGGGCGAGGGCTCTTCGTCCTCGGGCCGCCACGGGGATCACCTCGCGCGCTACACGCCATGGCTCGACCTGCTCCCGGGCCACCACGACAGCCTCTACGTCGAGCGCCACACCAAGGGGTCCGCGATCCCGTTCGGCCCGGGCCCGCTGCGCGGCCGCGACGCCGACGGTGGCCAGGCGATGGCACCGGGGCTTCTCGGATTCGAAGCGAGGATCGGCGTTTGGATGGACATCAACGGCGACGGCTTCGTCGGCGTCGCCACGACGCCGGACGCCTACGAGCACGGGAGCCGCCCCCGCGGCGACCGGTACGACCGCCCCGGCGGCGAGTACTTCGGCGCCGACGCCGTGGACGCCGCGGGCAAGACGGCCCCCCGGCTCACGATCCGCCTCGCGCCGGTCGAGGACTGGGGACCCCGCGGCGTCTACCTCTGCCCGCTCAGCGTCCAGGTCGCCACCTGCCTCAACGCCCCGTCCAGCCATTACACGGGCGCGACGCCGATCACGATGTCGGCGACCGGCGACCCCACGACCCGCGGCCTCTACCTCACGACGCTCGCCGTCCTCTTCCCGGAAGGGACGGCGTACGGAGGCTTCACGGCGTGCATCGACGCCGCGTACGTCAGCCACGTCGACGCGGGCGGCCCCACCGTCACCGCCGTTCACGACTGCGACGTCGTCGGCCGCCTCGCGACCGTCTGAGGAGGCCCGCTCCCTCCGGGGTCCCCGCTGGGGGCATTCATCGTGTTTACCACAAAGGCTAAAGTGGGCTTTGCGGACTCGAACGCGAGGCTCTGCATGAGATTGCCCCACGAATCCTGGCGGATTTTGGCTGTCCTCGGCGTGCTGCTCATCGCCGCCGCCCCCAGCTCCGTCGCGCTCGCCCCCGCCGCGCCCGACCTCGACCTTCCCGGACCCCTCCGCGACCGTGTCGGTCTGAGCGGCGCCGCCCCCGCGACGAACCCCGCCGGCGAGGCCTCGACGGGTCAAGCCCCCTACGGCCTCCGGTTCCGGTGCCCCTCGCTCGAGGACACGCCCGCGGGCGTCCAGGGCTGCCCGCTCTACGTCCTCGACGTGGAGGACATCATCTCCCAGCCCATCCTTCTCATCGACCCGAAGGACGCGAACCTCATCGGGTTCAACGCGCTCCACGGCGGTCGCGGGCTCCACCCGCTGAACGAGCCCCCCACCGAGCGCAGCCGTCACCACATCGTGCACCAGCCTCACACGACGTTCCGGACGACGGATGGCGGGGCGCTCTGGTTCGACAACCCCTACCACCCGCCGGACGCGATGGTGAAGGACCGCCGCGACATCTTCGGCGAGGACAACGCCGCCGTCCTCGACGGGACGGGCCGTCTCTACATCGCGAGCGCCTACTCGTACCGCGACTCCGCCGGCTTCGGCGCGACGAGCGACCCCAAGTACGCGGTCGCCCTCTGGAAGGCCCACCGCCTGAACCGCGAGATCGACTACTACGCGAACACGAAGATCATCCCCTCGGGCAACGAGGGCGCGAACAAGATCGACAGCGCCCACGCGATCTTCGTCCCCGGCACGAACGTCGTCGCCGCGCTCTGGCGCGAAGAGGCCGCGGGCAAGGCGC includes:
- a CDS encoding TspO/MBR family protein; translated protein: MSVSASARDHRPALRRDAIALAASFGLVVLVAGLGSGVTGTGPGTWYASLEKPAWTPPGAFIGIVWTFLYALMAVAAWLVWRTRDPRRALALGLYGAQLALNAAWSWLFFGLERPWLAFADIALLAALVLATLVAFARVSRVAAALLAPYLAWVFVAGTLNLLIALANP
- a CDS encoding NAD(P)H-binding protein, coding for MSDLARALRAEAPGKPARPVVLLTGATGYVGGQLLPALEAVADVRCLARRPDAMRGRAGAGTEVVAGDLLDPATLPRALDGVDVAYYLVHSMGERGSFVEKDREAARNFAAAARDAGVRRIVYLGGLGPDDASLSPHLASRHETGGILRSSGVPVVEFRASIVLGAGSKSFEMMRALVERLPILVTPRWVATPAQPIAVHDVVRYLAGALALELDESVVFEIGGRDRTSYGGLMRAYARRRGLARLMVPVPVLTPGLSSLWLGLVTPFYARAGRALIESVRHATIARDDAPRRLFDVDPMGLDASLDRALADEDADFETRRWSARLGPDAAFEGRENSRLVESRAARVAAPPERALAAARARFEGEPLARFALASAAAGLVRLAATRRLPGRLRLQLEATPADAGSALRATLEFDAKGLLGIAFWHLLAPARRRAFVAALDDAARGASA